The stretch of DNA AGAGAATAATTATGAACACGGTAATATTTGAACAGTAATCTTCACAGATTATTAGCAAAACATGAGCTACATAGAGAGTTAAGTTATGCGGGAGCAGGTGCACAATTATCACACGATAGTATAGgtaagagtaaaaaaaatatagaaaaagaTATATCAATCTCTTCTcgattaaataaaaaggatcaaatatttttgacgcatacataaataattataaaagtagttatgagaaaaagaagggatTATCCAAATTATATTGCtattgcgaaaaaaaatattcaacaatATAGATAAGATGCATAAACTTGctgaaaatggaaattatgatgaaaaacgtgtaaaaatatagtaattaaaaaatatggatataaaattattttctctactttattttcattgcTTGGATTAATAATTCCTATATTAGACTTGACTAATGtggaaatattatttctacCAAAGAATGATCCTTTGTTTTCAACTGTAataccttatataatttcctaatttttcataatatattacactatatttatattaactACTCTTTACATCTTCATTAaagtagtaaaaaatgaaaaattaaaggtaggaaaaggtaaaatgaatagaaaag from Plasmodium cynomolgi strain B DNA, scaffold: 1498, whole genome shotgun sequence encodes:
- a CDS encoding CYIR protein (putative;~vir-type antigen) — translated: IKKYGYKIIFSTLFSLLGLIIPILDLTNVEILFLPKNDPLFSTVIPYIIS